The sequence TCTTTGGTCATTATTAATTATTATTTATATTAAAAATGAGAACAGGTAAAGTTAAGTTCTTCAACGAATCAAAAGGATTCGGATTTATTACTGATGATCAAACAGGTAACGACATCTTCGTACACATCTCAGGAATCAAAAGTAGAGAATTACGTGATGGAGACTCAGTTTCTTACGTAGAATCTGACGGTAAAAAAGGTACTATTGCATCAGAAGTTGTTGTTATAGACTAATTATATTTTATATATATTTTTTACACCTTACAAAATGGGCTATTTCTTAATGAAATAGCCCATTTTTTTCATTTTAAAAAAACAATAAAAAAATGTTAAAATTATTTGATTTAAAATAAGTCTAAATAAGAATAATTATTTACTTTTGTCAAAAAAATAAAGATGAAAGCCAATCATTATTTAGCAATATTATTTCTTATCCCTTTAATGACAGTTCATGGGCAAGAAAAAAAAGAAGAGAAAGAACGTTTAGATAAAAATTTATTGAATCTATCTCGTTTTACACTTTCTGGATACGGAGTAGTAAACTATTACAATTACACAAAATTTGACACAGATTTAAATATCAAAAACAAATTTGATGCAGAACGTTTAAACTTATATTTAGGCTATGAATTTACAGACAAGATTAAATTAAAAACCGAAATTGAATTTGAACACGGAGGTACTGGTTCAACAATCGAACTAGATACACAAGAAGAATCTGGTGAATACGAACATGAAATCGAAGCCGGAGGAGAAGTAAAACTTGAACAAATTTATATTGACTTTTCGATTAATAAATACTTCAATGTTAGAGCCGGAAGAATGAAAATTCATTTTGGATTAGCACAAAACTTAGACAGACCGACAAGTTACTTCACTACGCATCGTCAAGAAATGGAAAACGAACTTTTACCGCTAGGTTGGTACGAAGCTGGTTTACAATTCTACGGTACATTCGCAAATGATAAATTACTTTACGAAGTATCCGTAACAAGCGGTTTAGATTCGAGCGGATTCAGTTCAAGAAACTGGATTAAGGCAGGTTATCAAACCCGCTTTGAAATGGCAAATGCAGAATCTTTAGCCTTAACACTTCGATTAGATTATAAATTCGGCACACACAAAAACACTTACGCAGGAGCCGCTTTCTACATCAACAATGCATCTGCAAACAGACCTAAAAACGACATTGATGTAACTTCTTATGTAAAAATATTAGAAGCTCACGTTACTTACAACGAAAACAATTTACGTTTTAATGCAATTGGACTTTATGGAGATATAGAAAATTCAGACATTATCTCAAGAAAAAACGCAACCTTATCAAATAATTTAGGTGTAAAAAGAACACCAGTTGGTAAAAAGGCATTAGGATTTTCAGCAGAAATTGGTTACGAAATATTACATTTTTTTGAAGCCGATAGTAAACAAAAATTATATCCATTTGTGAGATATGATTACTACGACACCATGTACCAAACAGAAGGTGCTGTTGTAAAAAAACCACGCTGGGAACGCAATTCTATTACAGGAGGAATAAATTATTTAATTACTCCAAGTATCGTTGCGAAATTACAATATCAAAACCGCACGCTAGGTTCTGAACACATTGACCCAGTTACTTCATTAGGTATTGGAAAAAATCAAAAAGAAAACACTTTTTCGGCAGGAATTGCCTTCTCATTTTAAATAAAATAAAACCCATACATTATGAAAAATCAAATTTTTAATTCATTAGGAATCGCAGTATTAACATTAGGAATCGTTTCTTGTAGTAACAACGACGACTCAACAGATAATCAAATTCAAAATGCTTCATTACAAGAAGTTGTAACAAACAACTCAAACAATGTCATCATACAAACCTACAACACATTAAACCAAAGAGCATTAGCTCTAAAAAATGCGATAGAAACTTTAGCTAACGACAAAACAGAGGCAAATTTAAACGCAGCAAAAACAGCTTGGTCAGCAACTCGTGTACATTGGGAACAATCAGAAGGTTTTTTATACGGACCTGTTGACACAGAAGGAATTGACCCAGCAATGGACACTTGGCCTGTTGATGTTGAAGCCATGAACAATATCTTAAATGGTTCTGCAAACATCACTGTTCAAACATTAGAAAACAATAACGAAGCTAGAGGTTTTCACTTAATCGAATTTTTACTTTGGGGTGAAAATGGTCAAAAAACAGCTACTCAAATTACGAACCGTCAAGCGGATTTATTAAAAGCTGCCGCTCAAGATTTACAAAATAACACGCAAAAATTATACAACGGTTGGATTCCGTCAAGCGGAAACTTTGTAAACAACTTCTTAAATCCATCACCTCAAGCTTATCCTTCATATGTTAATGTTTTAGAAGAAATGACAGAAGGTATGATTGTAATTGCAGATGAAGTTGCAAATGCAAAAATCGAAGACCCACTAAATTCTGAAGGTTCAACACCGAATGCACAACTAGAGGAATCTCGTTTTAGTAATAATTCAAAAACAGATTTTGCAGACAACATCAGAAGTATTCAAAATATGTATTTAGGAACATACAACGGCTTAGGAAACGGGAAAGGAATTTCGGTTTTAGTTGCAGCAAAAAACAGCACTTTAGACACTAAAGTTAAAAATGCAATTAACGCTTCCATTTCGGCAATAGAAGCTATTCCAAATACTTTTACAGATGCTATTTATAACAATCGTGCAGCTGTTACAAATGCACAAGTTAAAGTAAATGAATTACATACAATTCTAAAAAATGAATTAAAACCTTTCATTTTAAACAATCTTTAATTAGGTTGTTTAAAATGAAAATTAAAAAAGCAACAAATGAAAAATCTAGTTTTATTCAGTTTAATTGCTTTTTGTTTATTAAGTTGCAGCAACAACGATGATTACGAAACCATACCCGAAGAATCATTAATCGACCTTTCAGAACGAATAATGGCCGGAGGAGAAACCACTATTTTTTCAACAACCAGCTTTGCTTATAGCACACCAGCGCCAAATTTATCAAATGAATATTTAGCACAACATTTGAGAGGTGACGTAGAATTTGAATCTATATTTGTAACTGCTCCAGCAGAAATTAATTCAGGGTTAGGACCAATTTTTAACAATTCGTCTTGTATCAGTTGCCATCCTAGAGATGGAAGAGCATCACATCCTGAAAACTTAATTGCAAGAAGTGGACTTTTAGTCAGAGCTAGTTTACCAGGAACGAATCCAAACGGAGGAACAATTCCAGTACCTGGTTTTGGAACACAAATTCAAAACCAAGCCATTTTTAACTTTGTCGCAGAAGCTCAATATCAAATGTTGTATGAAGAATTCACAGAAACTTTAGCGGACGGAACAGAAGTCAATTTAAGAAAACCAAAAATTCAATTCATCAATACGTATCAAGCAATACCATCAGATATTTTAACATCGGTACGAATTGGACCACCCGTTTTTGGATTAGGATTAATTGAATTAATTCCCGAAGCAAATTTAATTGCAGCACAAGATTTAAACGATTCTAATAATGACGGAATTAAAGGAAAATTAAACTACGTTTGGAATTCTCATACGTCACAAACTGAAGTTGGAAGATTCGGTTGGAAAGCAAACGTTTCGAACTTATTAATTCAATGTGCCGGAGCATATAATGACGACATGGGAATTACCAATCCAATTTTTCAAACCGAAACCGGATTTGGACAATCTAACGGTTCTGACGGTCTTCAAGACGATCCAGAATTACCAATAAACCGACTTGAAGATGTCGTTTTATATACACAAACATTAGCAGTACCAGCTCCTAGAAATATCACTGCTACCGAAGTTAGAAAAGGCGCAAAAATATTTGAAACTATAGATTGTTCAAAATGTCATACACCAAAACAGCAAACAGGCTACAGTCCAATAAAAGCACTGTCATATCAAACATTCTATCCATATTCTGATATGCTTTTACACGATATGGGCGAAGGATTAGCAGATAATCGACCTGATTTTTTAGCAAATGGTCGTGAATGGAAAACTCGACCACTTTGG comes from Flavobacterium sp. I3-2 and encodes:
- a CDS encoding cold-shock protein, with protein sequence MRTGKVKFFNESKGFGFITDDQTGNDIFVHISGIKSRELRDGDSVSYVESDGKKGTIASEVVVID
- a CDS encoding di-heme oxidoredictase family protein: MKNLVLFSLIAFCLLSCSNNDDYETIPEESLIDLSERIMAGGETTIFSTTSFAYSTPAPNLSNEYLAQHLRGDVEFESIFVTAPAEINSGLGPIFNNSSCISCHPRDGRASHPENLIARSGLLVRASLPGTNPNGGTIPVPGFGTQIQNQAIFNFVAEAQYQMLYEEFTETLADGTEVNLRKPKIQFINTYQAIPSDILTSVRIGPPVFGLGLIELIPEANLIAAQDLNDSNNDGIKGKLNYVWNSHTSQTEVGRFGWKANVSNLLIQCAGAYNDDMGITNPIFQTETGFGQSNGSDGLQDDPELPINRLEDVVLYTQTLAVPAPRNITATEVRKGAKIFETIDCSKCHTPKQQTGYSPIKALSYQTFYPYSDMLLHDMGEGLADNRPDFLANGREWKTRPLWGIGLTFVVNNHTNFLHDGRARNLTEAIMWHGGEAENAKQKFKNLKTEERNALLSFLNSL
- a CDS encoding imelysin family protein translates to MKNQIFNSLGIAVLTLGIVSCSNNDDSTDNQIQNASLQEVVTNNSNNVIIQTYNTLNQRALALKNAIETLANDKTEANLNAAKTAWSATRVHWEQSEGFLYGPVDTEGIDPAMDTWPVDVEAMNNILNGSANITVQTLENNNEARGFHLIEFLLWGENGQKTATQITNRQADLLKAAAQDLQNNTQKLYNGWIPSSGNFVNNFLNPSPQAYPSYVNVLEEMTEGMIVIADEVANAKIEDPLNSEGSTPNAQLEESRFSNNSKTDFADNIRSIQNMYLGTYNGLGNGKGISVLVAAKNSTLDTKVKNAINASISAIEAIPNTFTDAIYNNRAAVTNAQVKVNELHTILKNELKPFILNNL
- a CDS encoding porin; the protein is MKANHYLAILFLIPLMTVHGQEKKEEKERLDKNLLNLSRFTLSGYGVVNYYNYTKFDTDLNIKNKFDAERLNLYLGYEFTDKIKLKTEIEFEHGGTGSTIELDTQEESGEYEHEIEAGGEVKLEQIYIDFSINKYFNVRAGRMKIHFGLAQNLDRPTSYFTTHRQEMENELLPLGWYEAGLQFYGTFANDKLLYEVSVTSGLDSSGFSSRNWIKAGYQTRFEMANAESLALTLRLDYKFGTHKNTYAGAAFYINNASANRPKNDIDVTSYVKILEAHVTYNENNLRFNAIGLYGDIENSDIISRKNATLSNNLGVKRTPVGKKALGFSAEIGYEILHFFEADSKQKLYPFVRYDYYDTMYQTEGAVVKKPRWERNSITGGINYLITPSIVAKLQYQNRTLGSEHIDPVTSLGIGKNQKENTFSAGIAFSF